The following proteins come from a genomic window of Gallus gallus isolate bGalGal1 chromosome 22, bGalGal1.mat.broiler.GRCg7b, whole genome shotgun sequence:
- the ARID5A gene encoding AT-rich interactive domain-containing protein 5A isoform X1, whose protein sequence is MEDGQEQHGGGEEPPASTEPTESPSPEQAKPADASGEKEEEEAFLVSLYKFMKERHTPIERIPHLGFKQINLWKIYKAVEKLGAYELVTGRRLWKNVYDELGGSPGSTSAATCTRRHYERLVLPYVRHLKGEDDKPLPPSKPRKQYKVSKGTETGEKSRRSKKEKGREQVAPEKAKPEVAATPGASKEEPAEAQEQGQPAEGCASPTAPAPSPSSGCPSTCRAHAEAYKRLFSSFYSKGNHPIMSPLAKKKLLAQVSKAESLHCLKRHCLEGREVASSAHPNPEPSRPAVSPHLKEQRSPETQGLKDTPRGGQSEAGPIPSTSPGRTDRQPYPRAEDGGPAPAVFTGFFHAYRNEVLKPISCHPFGGYFSNLKDFLEPQPEDTEAGREQPQDLRSKAWSRESPQPAAFAAIKACWVPPRAGFAPLPQSPTPPTAKRSRDEEALGPSRKLQVVSPFLHETEGRDKGAGSPRGHQGLAKPKAIIPGPGYAAPLTPVPQTPDVYKGAMLRFPVNFSNPLEHLKNQAAPPVPSLSINPFIIPAFPSPVVATSVQPSDPRHYPTSYEGSLQHRLYPTATWHSQHTYSTPHTSAFHRNTKL, encoded by the exons ATGGAGGACGGCCAGGAGCAGCACGGGGGGGGCGAGGAGCCCCCCGCCAGCACCGAACCCACC GAGTCACCGAGCCCTGAGCAGGCAAAGCCAGCAGATGCCAGCGgtgagaaagaggaggaggaggcctTCCTGGTCAGCCTCTACAAGTTCATGAAGGAGAGGCACACGCCCATCGAAAGGATCCCACACCTCGGCTTCAAGCAGA TTAACCTGTGGAAGATTTACAAAGCAGTGGAGAAGCTGGGAGCTTACGAGCTG GTAACGGGGAGAAGGCTGTGGAAGAACGTATATGATGAGTTGGGtggcagccctggcagcaccAGCGCGGCCACGTGCACCCGGCGGCACTATGAGAG GCTGGTCCTCCCGTATGTGCGGCACCTGAAGGGTGAGGACGACAAGCCGCTGCCCCCCAGCAAACCCCGCAAGCAGTATAAGGTCTCCAAGGGCACTGAGACGGGtgagaagagcaggaggagcaagAAGGAGAAGGGCCGGGAGCAG GTGGCACCGGAGAAGGCAAAGCCTGAGGTGGCAGCCACCCCTGGAGCCAGCAAGGAGGAGCCAGCAGAGGCCCAGGAGCAAGGCCAGCCAGCAGAGGGATGcgccagccccacagccccggcCCCGAGCCCCTCTTCGGGGTGTCCCAGCACCTGCCGAGCCCATGCTGAAGCCTACAAACGCCTCTTCTCCAGCTTTTACTCCAAAGGCAACCACCCCATCATGTCTCCGCTGGCCAAGAAGAAGCTGCTGGCCCAGGTGAGCAAGGCAGAGTCCTTGCACTGCCTCAAACGCCACTGcctggagggcagggaggtggcaAGCAGCGCTCACCCCAACCCAGAGCCCAGCCGGCCGGCGGTCAGCCCCCACCTCAAGGAGCAGAGGAGCCCGGAGACACAAGGATTGAAGGACACACCCCGGGGGGGTCAGAGCGAGGCAGGACCCATCCCCAGCACATCCCCTGGGAGGACGGACAGACAGCCTTACCCAAGAGCTGAGGACGGGGGCCCTGCGCCCGCTGTCTTCACCGGCTTCTTTCACGCGTACCGCAACGAGGTGCTGAAACCCATCAGCTGCCACCCCTTTGGGGGATACTTCTCCAACTTGAAGGATTTCTTGGAACCACAACCCGAGGACACGGAGGCTGGCCGGGAACAGCCCCAAGACCTGCGGAGCAAAGCGTGGAGCAGGGAGAGCCCGCAGCCAGCCGCCTTCGCCGCCATCAAAGCTTGCTGGGTGCCCCCCAGGGCCGGCTTCGCCCCACTgccacagagccccacaccACCCACAGCCAAACGGAGCCGGGACGAGGAGGCTTTGGGCcccagcaggaagctgcaggTTGTTTCCCCCTTTCTCCACGAAACTGAGGGCAGGGACAAGGGCGCTGGCTCGCCCAGGGGCCACCAAGGATTGGCCAAACCCAAAGCCATCATTCCCGGACCCGGTTACGCCGCTCCGCTCACCCCAGTGCCTCAAACCCCAGATGTTTACAAGGGAGCGATGCTTCGCTTCCCGGTGAACTTCAGCAACCCTTTGGAGCACCTGAAAAACCAGGCAGCCCCACCAGTGCCGTCTCTCTCCATCAACCCCTTCATCATCCCTGCTTTCCCCAGCCCCGTGGTAGCCACCTCTGTGCAGCCCTCTGACCCCAGGCACTACCCGACGTCCTACGAGGGCTCACTGCAGCACCGGCTCTACCCCACGGCGACGTGGCACAGCCAGCACACCTACAGCACCCCACACACCTCTGCTTTCCACCGCAACACCAAGCTGTAG
- the LOC121107419 gene encoding uncharacterized protein LOC121107419 isoform X1, with product MSSDVPEDISDIHCLLTWINNEAMSLREVPQPSNDLLWRQPEPAECPAPARTTTGHEQRTGSIQAPKRKLPQGRDAPEAKRRR from the exons ATGAGCTCAGACGTCCCGGAGGACATCAGCGACATCCATTGCCTCCTGACttggatcaacaacg aagcgaTGAGTCTTCGCGAGGTCCCCCAGCCCAGCAACGACCTGCTGTGGAGGCAGCCCGAGCCGGCCgagtgcccagcgcccgcccgCACCACCACAGGGCACGAGCAGCGCACTGGCAGCATCCAGGCcccaaagaggaagctgccgcaGGGCCGGGATGCTCCAGAAGCGAAACGCCGGCGCTAG